One Gossypium hirsutum isolate 1008001.06 chromosome A11, Gossypium_hirsutum_v2.1, whole genome shotgun sequence genomic window carries:
- the LOC107942647 gene encoding uncharacterized protein codes for MVGIFSRFSVGRSAHRRSKSAFVETNVMPQNADVVDAATATAHGIEVAVEFKPVECPTEPLDNDRPIQCPLPEPSILNDGRIWKERVSANVRRTELPVMKDGSTLESEATGMKPQATRSNRLILPSLSAPEHNLLNLLEECNASGI; via the exons ATGGTGGGTATTTTTTCCAGATTTTCTGTTGGCAGGTCTGCCCATCGACGCTCCAAGAGTGCCTTT GTGGAAACCAATGTTATGCCCCAAAATGCCGATGTAGTTGATGCTGCTACAGCTACCGCCCATGGAATTGAAGTAGCAGTTGAGTTCAAGCCTGTCGAATGTCCAACCGAGCCTTTGGACAATGACCGACCAATTCAGTGCCCCCTACCTGAACCTTCAATTCTAAAC GATGGAAGGATCTGGAAGGAGCGAGTTTCGGCTAATGTAAGGAGAACTGAGTTGCCGGTTATGAAGGACGGAAGCACCCTTGAATCTGAGGCTACTGGAATGAAACCCCAAGCAACCCGCTCAAATCGCTTGATTTTACCGTCTCTAAGTGCCCCAGAACATAATTTATTGAATCTCCTTGAAGAATGCAATGCATCTGGGATCTAA